A DNA window from Enterobacter asburiae contains the following coding sequences:
- the udk gene encoding uridine kinase, giving the protein MTDKSHQCVIIGIAGASASGKSLIASTLYRELREQVGDEHIGVIPEDSYYKDQSHLSMEERVKTNYDHPNAMDHSLLFQHLEALKSGQAIELPVYSYVEHTRTRETIRIEPKKVIILEGILLLTDARLRESMNFSIFVDTPLDICLMRRIKRDVNERGRSMDSVMAQYQKTVRPMFLQFIEPSKQYADIIVPRGGKNRIAIDILKAKISQFFE; this is encoded by the coding sequence ATGACTGATAAGTCTCATCAATGCGTCATTATAGGCATCGCCGGCGCATCGGCTTCAGGTAAAAGTCTAATTGCCAGTACGCTTTATCGCGAACTGCGTGAACAAGTAGGTGATGAGCATATCGGCGTCATTCCCGAAGACAGCTATTACAAAGATCAATCCCATCTGTCGATGGAAGAGCGCGTCAAAACCAACTATGACCACCCAAATGCAATGGATCACAGCTTGCTGTTCCAGCATTTAGAAGCGCTTAAGAGCGGCCAGGCGATTGAACTGCCCGTTTACAGTTACGTAGAACACACCCGCACCCGGGAAACCATCCGCATCGAGCCGAAAAAGGTCATTATCCTTGAAGGCATCCTGTTGCTGACCGACGCCCGCCTGCGTGAATCCATGAACTTCTCGATTTTCGTCGATACCCCGCTGGATATCTGCCTGATGCGCCGCATCAAGCGTGACGTGAATGAACGCGGCCGTTCGATGGACTCCGTCATGGCGCAATATCAGAAAACGGTCCGCCCGATGTTCCTGCAGTTTATTGAGCCATCCAAACAATACGCCGATATCATCGTGCCGCGCGGGGGTAAAAACCGCATTGCTATTGATATCTTAAAAGCGAAAATCAGCCAGTTTTTTGAATAA
- a CDS encoding diguanylate cyclase: protein MNKQYQRVLVTTPHPLIRLVCLGLVTFIFTLFSLELTRFGTLLAPLWFPTAIMMVAFYRHAGKMWPGIALACSFGNILATWMLFSWGSISLTYTSINVVEAFTGALLLRKLLPWYNPLQNLNDWIRVAIGSAVIPPLVGGLLVSLLAPGPEPLRNFFVWVLSEAIGALAVVPLGLLFKPHYLLRHRDPRLLLETLTTLAVTLALSWAAITWLPWPFTCVIVLLMWSAVRLPRMEAFLVFLVTVMVVSLMIARNPVALTTQHVGAMLNAPWLPFLMLLLPANVMTMVMYAFRAERKHITESEERFRNAMEYSAIGMALVSIEGKWLQANKALCNFLGYSQTELQSLTFQQLTWPEDLHTDLEQLEQLVNGDINTYTLEKRYYTRDGEVVWALLAVSVVRHADGSPLYFIAQIEDINDLKQTEWVNKRLMERITLANEAGGIGIWEWDLEPDIISWDKRMFELYEIPPHIKPTWQLWHDTMLPEDRAHAEQVLRDSLISRLPFKLEFRIRVKEGVRHIRSLANRVLNKQGEVERLLGINMDMTEVKQLNEALFQEKERLHITLDSIGEAVLCTDINMNVTFMNPVAEKMSGWLQTEAIGQPILKVLHITFGEKGPLMENIHSGDMSRSDIDQDVVLNCRTGGNFDIHYSITPLSTLDGQNIGSVIVIQDVTESRKMLRQLSYSASHDALTHLANRVSFENHLKRLLQTVRETRQRHALVFIDLDRFKAVNDTAGHAAGDALLRELSSLMLTMLRSSDVLARLGGDEFGLLLPDCNIESARYIAGRLIHTINDYHFMWEGRLHRIGASAGITLIDENNHQASEVMSQADIACYASKNSGRGMVTVYEPQQERDHNTRSMMSLDEQWHMIKDNHLMMIARSVASPRIPESSNFWLLSLRLWTSQGEVQEEHAFRSGLAEPELLHALDRRIFNEFFRASAAQVASKGMGVALPLSEAGLASVTLVDELLDLLDKSPMPGRLLHLVIPADVVCSPDKNLQRSLQKLRQAGCRVIFSQVGRDMNVFTHLTANMADYLMLDAEVVSNVYGNLMDEMMVTIVQGHAQRLGMKTIAGPCNQPIMMDTLSGIGIDFIYGDTIAEPQPLDLLLNTSYFAIN, encoded by the coding sequence ATGAATAAACAATACCAGCGGGTTTTGGTTACCACCCCACATCCTTTAATACGACTTGTCTGTCTGGGCCTGGTCACCTTTATCTTTACCTTATTTTCCCTGGAGCTTACCCGGTTCGGCACCCTGCTGGCCCCGCTCTGGTTCCCTACCGCCATTATGATGGTGGCGTTTTATCGCCATGCAGGAAAAATGTGGCCGGGAATCGCCCTGGCCTGTTCGTTCGGCAATATTCTGGCCACCTGGATGCTCTTTTCGTGGGGATCGATAAGCCTCACCTACACCTCGATTAACGTGGTTGAAGCCTTTACCGGCGCGCTATTGCTGCGCAAATTGCTCCCGTGGTACAACCCGCTGCAGAATCTGAATGACTGGATCCGCGTGGCCATCGGCAGCGCGGTGATCCCGCCGCTGGTGGGCGGCTTGCTGGTATCCCTGCTGGCTCCCGGCCCTGAACCCCTGCGTAATTTCTTCGTCTGGGTGCTGTCCGAAGCCATCGGCGCGCTGGCGGTGGTACCGTTGGGGCTGTTGTTTAAACCGCATTATCTGCTGCGCCACCGTGACCCGAGACTGCTGCTGGAAACCCTGACCACGCTGGCCGTAACGCTGGCCCTCAGCTGGGCAGCCATCACCTGGCTGCCGTGGCCTTTCACCTGCGTTATCGTTTTGCTTATGTGGAGCGCCGTGCGCTTGCCGCGAATGGAAGCGTTCCTGGTGTTTCTGGTTACCGTGATGGTTGTGTCGCTGATGATTGCCCGAAATCCTGTGGCGCTGACAACCCAGCACGTCGGGGCGATGCTGAACGCCCCCTGGCTGCCGTTCCTGATGCTGCTCCTGCCTGCCAACGTGATGACCATGGTGATGTACGCCTTCCGCGCTGAGCGCAAACACATCACCGAAAGCGAGGAGCGTTTCCGCAATGCGATGGAGTATTCCGCCATCGGTATGGCGCTGGTCAGCATTGAGGGCAAATGGCTGCAGGCTAACAAGGCGCTGTGCAATTTCCTCGGTTACAGCCAGACGGAGCTCCAGTCGCTGACCTTCCAGCAGCTTACCTGGCCGGAAGATCTGCACACCGACCTGGAACAGCTCGAACAGCTGGTCAACGGCGACATCAATACCTATACCCTTGAGAAGCGCTATTACACTCGCGACGGGGAAGTGGTCTGGGCGCTCCTTGCCGTCTCCGTCGTGCGCCATGCCGACGGCTCGCCGCTCTATTTTATCGCCCAGATTGAAGACATTAACGATCTAAAGCAGACCGAGTGGGTCAACAAACGCCTGATGGAGCGCATTACGCTGGCTAACGAAGCGGGCGGCATCGGCATCTGGGAGTGGGATCTGGAGCCAGACATTATCAGCTGGGACAAGCGGATGTTTGAGCTGTATGAAATCCCGCCGCACATCAAGCCTACCTGGCAGCTCTGGCATGACACGATGCTGCCGGAAGATCGTGCCCACGCTGAGCAGGTGCTGCGGGACTCGCTGATTTCCCGTCTGCCGTTTAAGCTGGAATTCCGCATCCGCGTGAAGGAAGGCGTGCGCCACATTCGCTCCCTGGCGAACCGGGTGCTCAATAAGCAGGGTGAAGTCGAACGGCTGCTCGGGATCAACATGGACATGACCGAGGTGAAGCAGCTCAACGAGGCCCTCTTCCAGGAAAAAGAGCGTCTGCACATCACCCTCGATTCTATCGGTGAAGCGGTGCTGTGCACCGATATCAACATGAACGTCACCTTCATGAACCCGGTAGCCGAGAAAATGAGCGGCTGGCTGCAGACCGAGGCTATCGGCCAGCCGATCCTCAAGGTGTTGCACATCACCTTTGGTGAAAAAGGGCCGCTGATGGAGAATATTCACAGCGGCGATATGTCCCGTTCCGATATCGATCAGGACGTGGTGCTGAACTGCCGGACCGGCGGGAATTTTGATATTCACTACAGCATTACGCCGCTCAGCACGCTGGACGGGCAGAATATTGGCTCGGTTATCGTGATTCAGGACGTGACCGAGTCGCGCAAAATGCTGCGTCAGCTGAGCTACAGCGCCTCCCACGATGCCCTGACCCATCTGGCAAACCGGGTCAGCTTCGAAAATCATCTTAAACGGCTCCTGCAGACCGTTCGCGAAACGCGCCAGCGTCATGCTCTGGTCTTTATCGATCTCGATCGCTTCAAAGCCGTCAACGATACGGCAGGCCATGCGGCGGGGGATGCCCTGCTGCGGGAGCTCTCCTCCCTGATGTTGACCATGCTCCGCTCCAGCGACGTGCTGGCGCGACTGGGCGGAGATGAGTTCGGGTTACTGCTGCCGGACTGCAATATTGAAAGCGCGCGCTATATCGCCGGGCGCCTGATCCACACGATTAATGACTATCACTTTATGTGGGAAGGCCGCCTGCACCGGATCGGCGCCAGCGCAGGCATCACGCTGATTGATGAAAATAACCATCAGGCGTCGGAGGTGATGTCGCAGGCCGATATAGCCTGTTATGCCTCGAAAAACAGCGGGCGCGGCATGGTGACGGTTTACGAACCCCAGCAGGAGCGGGATCACAACACGCGCAGCATGATGTCGCTTGATGAACAGTGGCACATGATTAAAGACAATCACCTGATGATGATCGCCCGCAGCGTCGCTTCCCCGCGTATCCCGGAAAGCAGTAATTTCTGGCTGCTGTCGTTACGCCTGTGGACCAGCCAGGGCGAAGTCCAGGAAGAGCATGCCTTCCGCTCGGGTCTGGCCGAGCCTGAGCTTTTGCACGCCCTCGACAGACGTATTTTTAATGAGTTTTTCCGCGCCTCTGCCGCACAGGTCGCCAGTAAAGGCATGGGGGTGGCGCTGCCGCTTTCTGAGGCCGGTTTAGCCAGCGTAACGCTGGTCGATGAGCTTCTCGACCTGCTGGATAAAAGCCCTATGCCGGGTCGTCTGCTGCATCTGGTTATCCCTGCCGACGTGGTGTGCAGCCCGGATAAAAACCTGCAGCGGAGTCTGCAAAAGCTTCGCCAGGCGGGCTGCCGCGTGATCTTCAGCCAGGTGGGCCGCGACATGAACGTCTTCACCCACCTGACCGCCAATATGGCCGACTATCTGATGCTGGACGCAGAGGTGGTAAGCAACGTGTATGGCAACCTGATGGATGAGATGATGGTGACCATTGTTCAGGGCCACGCCCAGCGTCTGGGGATGAAAACCATCGCGGGTCCGTGCAATCAGCCCATCATGATGGATACGCTCTCCGGCATCGGCATTGATTTTATCTATGGCGACACCATCGCCGAGCCGCAGCCGCTGGATCTACTGCTCAACACCAGCTATTTCGCCATCAACTGA
- the yegD gene encoding molecular chaperone, giving the protein MFIGFDYGTANCSVAVMQDGQPQLLKMEKESTLLPSMLCAPTREAVSEWLFRHHQVPATAAETQALLRRAVSFNREEDIDVTPSSVQFGLSSLGHYIEDPEEVYFVKSPKSFLGASGLKPQQVAMFEDLVCAMMLHIRTQAQTQVSDAITQAVIGRPINFQGLGGDEANQQAQGILERAAHRAGFRDVVFQYEPVAAGLDFEATLTEEKRVLVVDIGGGTTDCSLLLMGPQWHNRRDRENSLLGHSGCRVGGNDLDIALAFKSLMPLLGMGGQTEKGIALPILPWWNAIAINDVPAQSDFYSTANGRFLNDLVRDAQDAEKVALLYKVWRQRLSYRVVRTAEESKIALSDRTEHAVSLPFISDNLATAISQDGLETALAQPLQRILEQVQLALENGKEKPDVIYLTGGSARSPLIKKALAEQLPGIPIAGGDDFGSVTAGLARWAQVMFS; this is encoded by the coding sequence GTGTTTATTGGATTCGACTACGGTACGGCAAACTGCTCGGTTGCGGTTATGCAAGACGGGCAGCCACAGCTTCTGAAAATGGAAAAAGAGAGCACGCTGCTGCCGTCAATGCTCTGCGCGCCGACGCGTGAAGCGGTAAGCGAATGGCTGTTCCGCCACCATCAGGTTCCGGCCACGGCGGCGGAGACCCAGGCGCTGCTGCGCCGGGCGGTCAGCTTTAACCGCGAGGAAGACATCGACGTTACGCCCTCCAGCGTGCAGTTCGGCCTCTCTTCGCTCGGGCACTATATTGAAGATCCTGAAGAAGTTTACTTCGTTAAGTCGCCAAAATCCTTCCTCGGCGCCAGCGGCCTGAAGCCGCAGCAGGTGGCGATGTTCGAAGACCTGGTGTGCGCGATGATGCTGCATATTCGCACTCAGGCGCAGACGCAGGTCTCCGATGCGATTACCCAGGCGGTCATTGGCCGCCCGATCAACTTCCAGGGGCTGGGCGGCGATGAGGCTAACCAGCAGGCGCAGGGGATCCTTGAACGCGCGGCGCACCGGGCAGGCTTCCGCGACGTGGTGTTCCAGTACGAGCCGGTTGCAGCGGGGCTGGATTTTGAAGCCACGCTGACGGAAGAGAAGCGCGTATTAGTCGTGGATATCGGCGGGGGCACCACGGACTGCTCGCTGCTGCTGATGGGGCCGCAGTGGCATAACCGTCGCGATCGTGAAAATAGCCTGCTCGGGCACAGCGGCTGCCGCGTAGGCGGTAACGATCTCGATATCGCGCTGGCATTCAAGAGCCTGATGCCGCTGCTCGGCATGGGCGGTCAGACGGAAAAAGGCATCGCCCTGCCGATCCTGCCGTGGTGGAACGCGATTGCCATCAACGATGTGCCTGCGCAGAGTGATTTTTACAGCACCGCGAACGGCCGCTTCCTGAACGATCTGGTGCGCGACGCGCAGGACGCCGAAAAAGTTGCCCTGCTGTATAAAGTGTGGCGTCAGCGCCTGAGCTACCGCGTGGTGCGTACTGCCGAAGAGAGCAAAATTGCCCTTTCCGATCGTACCGAGCATGCGGTCTCCTTGCCGTTTATCAGCGACAATCTGGCCACCGCGATTTCGCAGGACGGGCTGGAGACGGCCCTCGCGCAGCCGCTACAGCGTATTCTGGAGCAGGTGCAGCTGGCGCTGGAGAACGGTAAAGAGAAGCCGGACGTTATCTACCTGACCGGGGGTAGCGCCCGTTCGCCGCTGATCAAGAAAGCACTGGCGGAACAGCTGCCGGGCATTCCGATTGCCGGTGGCGATGACTTTGGCTCCGTTACCGCTGGTCTGGCGCGCTGGGCGCAGGTGATGTTTAGCTAG
- the alkA gene encoding DNA-3-methyladenine glycosylase 2, which produces MYTLNWQPPYDWQWMFGFLGARAVTGIETVTHDYYERSFACEGHQGIFRVTPDIATHTLNVTLSPGLIPVAQTCLERIERLFDLACNPQHIADTLGDLGAARPGLRLPGAMDAYEQGVRAILGQLVSVAMAAKLTSRVVALCGEPIAECPGYLCFPTPDALAAADPLALKALGMPVKRAESLIHLAQSVIDGTFPLFPPENIEAGMKALQQRPGIGRWTANYLALRGWQAKDVFLPDDYLIKQRFAGMTPAQIRRYAERWQPWRSYALLHIWYTDGWTPSVDGEIAGVEQ; this is translated from the coding sequence ATGTACACCCTGAACTGGCAACCCCCTTACGACTGGCAGTGGATGTTTGGCTTTCTCGGCGCGCGTGCGGTGACGGGCATTGAAACCGTCACCCACGACTACTACGAGCGCAGTTTTGCCTGCGAAGGGCATCAGGGGATATTTCGCGTGACGCCGGATATCGCTACCCATACGCTGAACGTGACGCTCAGTCCGGGGTTAATCCCGGTTGCGCAGACGTGCCTTGAACGCATCGAACGCCTGTTCGATCTCGCGTGCAACCCGCAGCACATCGCGGATACGCTGGGCGATCTCGGTGCTGCCCGGCCGGGCTTGCGTTTGCCGGGGGCGATGGACGCGTACGAGCAGGGCGTCCGGGCGATCCTCGGGCAGCTGGTGAGCGTGGCGATGGCGGCGAAACTGACGTCGCGCGTGGTGGCGCTGTGCGGCGAGCCGATCGCGGAGTGTCCGGGCTATCTCTGCTTCCCCACCCCGGACGCGCTGGCGGCAGCGGACCCGCTGGCGCTGAAAGCGTTGGGCATGCCGGTAAAACGCGCGGAGTCGTTAATTCATCTGGCGCAGTCGGTCATTGACGGGACGTTTCCGCTTTTCCCACCCGAGAATATTGAGGCCGGGATGAAGGCGCTACAGCAGCGGCCGGGAATAGGGCGCTGGACGGCAAACTACCTGGCCCTGCGCGGCTGGCAGGCGAAAGATGTCTTTCTGCCTGATGATTATCTGATTAAGCAACGCTTTGCCGGGATGACGCCCGCGCAGATTCGGCGTTATGCCGAACGCTGGCAGCCGTGGCGCTCTTACGCGCTGCTGCACATCTGGTATACCGACGGCTGGACGCCGTCAGTTGATGGCGAAATAGCTGGTGTTGAGCAGTAG